From Pararhodobacter zhoushanensis, the proteins below share one genomic window:
- a CDS encoding cytochrome P450, with translation MTLSTARPTTQVDLSNAGNWQNGVPRAEFARLRREAPVAWNPRNDGHKGFWAVTRYDDIVQVSKDTETYSSRNGVISLDDFDDAQNDARRTLLEMDPPQHGKMRLLTMPGFTRRGVGGLEEDVRARIGALLDRLVGAGSFEAVTTLTKEVPILTLCSLLGIPAERKDDLIRWSDLLIGSDDPDFIDPIFDRYSAEERRMLPFGHPASLLAFEMGRELAADRRANPREDVITMLVQAQVDGKPISEDDYLNYFLMLVVAGNETTRHTMSHSLNALAQNPGEWARFREGGIKSQTATDECVRWATPVHFVRRITTRATELGGVQIDKGEKVAMYYASGNRDEAYFDAPDQFRLDRSPNPHMAFGKGGPHFCLGNYVAQLQVRVLLEEMAKRVATIRTQSGPNLLRSNHVHGVKSLDLELTAL, from the coding sequence ATGACTCTCTCGACCGCACGACCCACCACGCAGGTTGATCTGTCCAACGCGGGCAACTGGCAGAACGGCGTCCCGCGCGCCGAGTTCGCCCGCCTGCGCCGCGAAGCGCCGGTGGCATGGAACCCGCGCAACGACGGACACAAGGGGTTCTGGGCCGTCACCCGCTATGACGACATCGTGCAGGTGTCGAAAGACACCGAAACCTATTCGTCGCGCAATGGCGTGATCTCGCTTGATGATTTCGATGACGCGCAGAATGACGCGCGGCGGACGCTGTTGGAAATGGACCCGCCGCAGCATGGCAAGATGCGCCTTCTGACCATGCCGGGATTTACCCGGCGCGGGGTTGGCGGGCTGGAAGAGGATGTGCGCGCGCGCATCGGGGCCTTGCTTGACCGGCTGGTCGGGGCGGGCAGCTTCGAGGCGGTAACGACGCTGACCAAGGAAGTGCCGATCCTGACCCTGTGTTCACTGCTCGGCATCCCGGCCGAGCGCAAGGATGACCTGATCCGCTGGTCTGATCTGCTGATCGGCTCGGATGATCCCGATTTTATCGACCCGATCTTTGACCGCTATTCGGCCGAGGAACGGCGGATGCTGCCCTTTGGCCACCCGGCCTCGCTTCTGGCGTTCGAGATGGGCCGGGAACTGGCCGCCGACCGCCGCGCCAACCCGCGCGAGGATGTGATCACCATGCTGGTGCAGGCGCAGGTTGATGGCAAACCGATCAGCGAAGACGATTATCTCAACTATTTCCTGATGTTGGTTGTCGCCGGGAACGAGACGACGCGCCACACCATGTCCCACAGCCTGAACGCGCTGGCGCAGAACCCGGGCGAATGGGCGCGTTTTCGTGAAGGCGGGATCAAGAGCCAGACGGCAACGGATGAATGCGTCCGCTGGGCGACGCCGGTGCATTTCGTGCGCCGTATCACCACGCGGGCGACCGAATTGGGCGGCGTGCAGATCGACAAGGGTGAGAAAGTCGCGATGTATTATGCCTCTGGCAACCGGGATGAGGCGTATTTCGACGCGCCCGATCAGTTCCGTCTGGACCGCAGTCCCAATCCGCACATGGCTTTTGGCAAAGGCGGGCCGCATTTCTGTCTGGGCAATTACGTGGCGCAATTGCAGGTGCGGGTCTTGCTTGAGGAAATGGCCAAGCGGGTGGCGACGATCCGCACGCAATCGGGGCCGAACCTGTTGCGCAGCAACCATGTGCATGGCGTCAAATCGCTGGATCTGGAGCTGACGGCGCTCTGA
- a CDS encoding amidohydrolase family protein, producing MEATELDRETTAAKRLGVVDCDIHPAFSNPQELGSYLPQRWRDHIRDFALRTPNPFLGAMIYPRMTPGNGMRRDSWPPNGGPPASDLAFLREQLLDQCNIDHGVLQPLAAGAVTNNQDLGAALCIGINDWQIDKFAGPEPRLRASICVAQEDAAESVAEIDRRAHDRRFVQISIPPRTIEPIGRRRYWPIFEAAEHYGLPIGLHTGAFGQRPNTPSGWSSFYLEEHYAASNSLQTVIVSMIMEGVFERFPKLKIVVVEGGFSWVPSLAWRMDREWKRMGAEVPQVKRKPSEYLRDHFWFTTQPIEEPEENRHLDDIVRWIGADRLMFSTDYPHWDFDDPRFAFRTPLDPADRAKIFRDNAMQLFRLDQ from the coding sequence ATGGAAGCAACTGAACTCGACCGCGAAACCACTGCCGCCAAGCGTCTGGGCGTTGTGGATTGCGACATTCACCCGGCCTTTTCCAACCCGCAGGAACTGGGCAGCTATCTGCCGCAGCGCTGGCGGGATCACATTCGCGACTTTGCCCTGCGCACGCCGAACCCGTTTCTGGGCGCGATGATCTATCCGCGCATGACCCCCGGCAATGGCATGCGCCGCGACAGCTGGCCGCCCAATGGCGGGCCTCCCGCCTCGGATCTGGCGTTCCTGCGCGAGCAGTTGCTGGACCAGTGCAACATCGACCACGGCGTGCTGCAGCCGCTGGCCGCCGGGGCGGTGACCAACAATCAGGATCTGGGCGCGGCGCTGTGCATCGGCATCAACGACTGGCAGATCGATAAATTCGCCGGGCCCGAGCCGCGTCTGCGCGCCTCGATCTGTGTGGCGCAAGAGGATGCGGCGGAATCGGTCGCTGAAATCGACCGCCGCGCCCATGACCGGCGCTTTGTGCAGATCTCGATCCCGCCGCGCACCATCGAGCCGATCGGCCGTCGCCGCTATTGGCCGATCTTCGAAGCTGCCGAGCATTACGGACTGCCCATCGGCCTGCACACCGGTGCATTCGGGCAGCGGCCGAACACGCCTTCGGGCTGGTCGTCGTTCTATCTGGAGGAGCATTACGCCGCCTCGAACAGCCTGCAGACGGTGATCGTGTCGATGATCATGGAGGGCGTGTTCGAACGCTTTCCCAAGCTGAAGATCGTCGTCGTCGAGGGTGGCTTTTCGTGGGTGCCCTCGTTGGCATGGCGGATGGACCGCGAATGGAAGCGGATGGGCGCCGAGGTGCCGCAGGTCAAACGCAAGCCCAGCGAGTATCTGCGCGACCACTTCTGGTTCACCACGCAGCCGATCGAGGAGCCCGAAGAGAATCGTCATCTCGACGATATCGTGCGCTGGATCGGGGCGGACCGGTTGATGTTCTCGACCGATTATCCGCATTGGGATTTCGACGATCCGCGCTTTGCATTCCGCACGCCGCTGGACCCTGCGGACCGGGCGAAGATCTTTCGCGATAACGCAATGCAGCTGTTCCGATTGGACCAGTAA
- a CDS encoding AraC family transcriptional regulator — translation MPPEIARPRAEIRGTVLRQIFDECAVTDSVRHGLLGGYGLSDADIDGEDGAVPLAAYLEIFESLATHQRQPTLGLKLARRMGPDLAGAPGYLFLGAPDLGTAIDEFVRTVFAIQGATFLDFARTPTPMMSYFIVDQSLTSRRQDAEFSLAYMHQLICLFLGTPYAPVELTFEHARLAPLSSYERHFGCPVYFEQARNSLVMRPQDLTSKARRHDPRLASLLRHYLTMIRHTKDRPSRVTDQVDAVLAKIVGADPVTVADVAFRLGTTEHTLRRKLSAEGVSFRDLLRAKKVAVAMRQLEDTEFSILDIAQKLGYSDAAAFTRAFRAETGVSPSLHRKQVNRLRR, via the coding sequence ATGCCCCCTGAAATCGCCCGGCCCCGCGCCGAAATCCGCGGCACCGTGCTGCGCCAGATCTTTGATGAATGCGCCGTCACGGATTCGGTGCGCCACGGCTTGCTGGGCGGGTACGGGCTCAGCGATGCTGACATCGACGGCGAAGACGGTGCGGTCCCGCTTGCCGCCTATCTGGAAATTTTCGAAAGCCTCGCCACCCACCAACGCCAACCCACGCTCGGCCTGAAACTGGCGCGACGGATGGGGCCGGATCTGGCGGGTGCGCCGGGCTACCTGTTTCTGGGCGCCCCCGATCTGGGCACGGCCATCGACGAATTCGTGCGCACGGTGTTTGCCATTCAGGGCGCGACTTTTCTGGATTTTGCCCGCACGCCCACGCCGATGATGAGCTATTTCATCGTCGATCAGTCCCTGACGTCGCGCCGTCAGGACGCCGAGTTCTCGCTGGCCTATATGCACCAGTTGATCTGCCTGTTTCTGGGCACGCCCTATGCGCCGGTCGAGCTGACATTCGAGCATGCGCGCCTTGCCCCGCTGTCGAGCTATGAACGCCATTTCGGTTGCCCGGTTTATTTCGAGCAGGCGCGAAATTCGCTTGTCATGCGCCCGCAGGATCTGACGTCGAAGGCGCGCCGCCATGACCCGAGGCTCGCCAGCCTGCTGCGCCACTATCTGACGATGATCCGCCACACCAAGGACCGGCCCAGCCGCGTCACCGATCAGGTCGACGCGGTTCTGGCCAAGATCGTCGGCGCGGACCCGGTGACGGTGGCCGATGTCGCCTTCAGGCTGGGCACGACCGAGCACACATTGCGCCGCAAGCTGAGCGCCGAAGGGGTGAGCTTTCGTGATCTGTTGCGCGCCAAGAAGGTCGCGGTTGCGATGCGGCAGCTTGAGGATACCGAATTTTCCATCCTCGATATCGCGCAAAAGCTGGGCTATTCCGACGCCGCCGCCTTTACCCGCGCGTTCCGGGCAGAAACCGGGGTCAGCCCCAGCCTGCACCGCAAGCAGGTGAACCGCCTGCGCCGCTGA
- a CDS encoding amidohydrolase family protein: protein MSDTLAKPRAITTAGAIDTDVHPPLPRQADLLPYVDDYWKETFQSREIDVLELMSAPERTKPYRRPDWVGEGDALVAMQKNLLDPLELGHAILNVVSGAHALFDPYLAQVVCRATNDWLADTWLDRDSRLRASMLVPFQNVPAAVAEIERLASDKRFVQILTLAAGELPLGRQTYWPIFEAAEKHGLPIGIHAGSMLRHAPSHSGYHSFLIEDHIAMTQGFATQIASMIAEGVFAKYPDLKVVAIESGVSWIPPLMWRMSKDWRGTRIEVPWVKDSPAALIRRHVRVTSQPFDGPEDPAEVEKMLSHLLSDDMLLFSSDYPHWHYEGLDVLPHGVPDALLQKAMRSNALATYPRLGG from the coding sequence ATGAGCGACACCCTCGCAAAGCCCCGGGCGATCACCACGGCAGGCGCGATTGACACCGATGTGCATCCGCCGCTGCCGCGTCAGGCCGATCTGCTGCCCTATGTCGACGACTACTGGAAAGAGACCTTTCAGTCGCGCGAGATCGACGTTCTGGAACTGATGAGCGCGCCCGAGCGCACCAAGCCCTACCGCCGCCCGGATTGGGTGGGCGAGGGGGACGCGCTGGTGGCGATGCAGAAGAACCTGCTCGACCCGCTGGAACTGGGCCATGCGATCCTGAACGTGGTCTCAGGGGCGCATGCGCTGTTTGACCCGTATCTGGCGCAGGTCGTGTGCCGGGCGACGAATGACTGGCTGGCGGACACCTGGCTTGACCGTGACAGCCGGTTGCGGGCGTCGATGCTGGTGCCGTTCCAGAACGTCCCCGCCGCCGTGGCCGAGATCGAGCGGCTGGCATCGGACAAGCGCTTTGTGCAAATCCTGACGCTGGCGGCTGGCGAATTGCCCCTTGGCCGCCAAACCTATTGGCCGATCTTCGAGGCGGCCGAAAAGCACGGCCTGCCCATCGGCATTCACGCGGGCAGCATGCTGCGCCACGCGCCCAGCCACAGCGGCTATCACTCCTTTCTGATCGAAGACCACATCGCGATGACGCAGGGCTTTGCCACGCAAATCGCCAGCATGATCGCCGAAGGGGTGTTTGCGAAATACCCCGACCTCAAGGTCGTCGCCATCGAATCCGGTGTGTCGTGGATCCCGCCCTTGATGTGGCGCATGTCCAAGGACTGGCGCGGCACGCGGATCGAGGTGCCTTGGGTCAAGGACAGCCCCGCCGCGCTGATCCGCCGCCACGTGCGCGTGACCTCGCAGCCTTTTGACGGCCCTGAAGATCCCGCCGAGGTAGAAAAGATGCTCTCGCATCTGCTCTCGGATGATATGCTGCTGTTCTCCAGCGATTACCCCCACTGGCATTATGAGGGGCTCGATGTGCTGCCCCACGGTGTGCCGGATGCGCTCCTGCAAAAGGCCATGCGCAGCAATGCGCTGGCCACGTACCCCCGTCTTGGAGGCTGA
- a CDS encoding Rieske (2Fe-2S) protein: protein MPNYVVCKLTDIPQGEARRFSAGKRDVAIFNVQGTLHAIADRCPHEGASLCKGKITGLVDSDGPGDYRMERRGELVRCPWHGWEFDILTGKSYCDPNRLKVRSYDVKVSPGSDLAEGPYQIEVYDVSVQDDYVIVTL, encoded by the coding sequence ATGCCCAACTATGTCGTTTGCAAGCTGACCGATATTCCACAAGGCGAGGCGCGCAGGTTCTCGGCAGGTAAGCGCGATGTGGCGATTTTCAACGTGCAGGGCACCCTGCACGCGATCGCTGACCGCTGCCCGCATGAGGGGGCCAGCCTGTGCAAGGGAAAGATCACCGGGCTGGTCGATTCGGACGGTCCCGGCGACTACCGCATGGAACGGCGCGGCGAGCTGGTGCGTTGCCCTTGGCATGGCTGGGAGTTCGATATCCTGACCGGAAAGTCCTACTGCGACCCCAACCGCCTGAAGGTGCGCAGCTATGACGTCAAGGTGAGCCCCGGTTCGGATCTGGCCGAGGGGCCTTACCAGATCGAAGTCTACGATGTGTCCGTGCAGGACGATTACGTGATCGTGACGCTGTGA
- a CDS encoding glutamine synthetase family protein, protein MTKDRFFTVAIVDTNGLLRGQKFRGADLPGVLAHGIGMSPVQLALDPTDDIMAMPGVTDDSADFHDSELTVDAASLRHISFERDEDSALYLAEFTGEAAGLCPRNLLRRVLARAAAMGLSTKAGIELEFTLFDETPRSLKAKGYEDLITATAHPSHDLIIYQAAQSDFYAGVADFCEPLRISLQKMHEEIGGGFMEACIGAVPALDAADEAVLLRNFLRVFAMRQDQTVCFMPRWTEDADSQSSHIHISLLDEAGQSLFWDADAPDHLSPAFRYFLGGLQEYLPGLMLLFAPTVNSWRRFAEGTFAPPAFSWGIENRTTAFRVVGTRPSTLRVENRLPCADANPHLAMAATLAAGLAGIAGKVEPTAPTTGNGYVPGVAKGHALPDGMAAAIDALEQSALAADWLGEGFVRAYCATRRDQVAKFAGKTLIDERRRFFELG, encoded by the coding sequence ATGACGAAAGACCGTTTTTTCACCGTTGCCATCGTCGATACGAACGGGCTTTTGCGCGGGCAGAAGTTCCGCGGTGCCGATCTGCCGGGCGTGTTGGCGCATGGTATCGGCATGTCGCCGGTGCAACTGGCGCTGGATCCGACGGATGACATCATGGCGATGCCCGGCGTGACCGACGACAGCGCCGATTTTCACGACAGCGAGCTGACGGTCGATGCGGCCAGCCTGCGGCATATCTCCTTCGAGCGCGATGAGGATTCGGCGCTGTATCTGGCCGAGTTCACCGGCGAGGCCGCCGGGCTGTGCCCCCGTAACCTGCTACGGCGAGTGCTGGCGCGGGCGGCGGCAATGGGGCTGTCCACCAAGGCCGGGATCGAGCTGGAATTCACCCTGTTTGACGAAACGCCGCGCAGCCTGAAGGCCAAGGGCTATGAGGATCTGATCACCGCCACGGCGCATCCCAGCCACGATCTGATCATCTATCAGGCCGCGCAATCCGACTTCTACGCCGGGGTCGCCGATTTCTGCGAGCCGCTGAGAATCAGCCTGCAGAAGATGCACGAGGAGATCGGCGGCGGCTTCATGGAGGCGTGTATCGGTGCGGTTCCGGCGCTTGACGCTGCCGACGAAGCCGTCTTGCTGCGCAACTTCCTGCGCGTGTTTGCCATGCGGCAGGACCAGACCGTGTGCTTCATGCCCCGCTGGACCGAGGATGCGGACAGCCAGTCCTCGCATATCCATATCTCGCTGCTTGATGAGGCGGGCCAGTCCCTGTTCTGGGACGCCGATGCGCCGGATCATCTGTCGCCCGCGTTCCGCTATTTTCTGGGCGGGTTGCAGGAATACCTGCCCGGCCTGATGCTGCTCTTCGCCCCGACCGTGAACAGCTGGCGGCGCTTTGCCGAGGGCACTTTTGCGCCGCCTGCGTTCTCTTGGGGGATCGAAAACCGCACGACCGCGTTCCGCGTTGTCGGCACGCGGCCGTCGACGCTCAGGGTCGAGAACCGTCTGCCCTGCGCCGATGCCAACCCCCATCTGGCTATGGCGGCGACGCTGGCCGCCGGACTGGCGGGGATCGCGGGCAAGGTCGAGCCGACCGCGCCCACCACGGGCAACGGCTATGTGCCCGGCGTTGCCAAGGGGCACGCATTGCCCGACGGGATGGCAGCGGCGATCGACGCGCTCGAGCAGTCGGCGCTGGCCGCCGACTGGCTGGGCGAGGGGTTCGTGCGCGCCTATTGCGCCACCCGCCGCGATCAGGTGGCAAAATTCGCAGGCAAGACCCTGATCGACGAACGCCGCCGCTTTTTCGAGTTGGGATAA
- a CDS encoding glutamine amidotransferase-related protein — MRIGLIECGTQRPDWSDFGAFGTWFPPLLALAGAAPEYRVWNAVEGQLPADPGACDAYLLTGSPASAYDDAPWQQALTGFLRQVARQVPLIGICYGHQHLHHVLGGQVSEGAAWGVGIHHYDVTALPAWLPDEVATDSAQGFDLIALHKDQVTRLAPQTQVLAQSPFCPAAVTQIGDTILTFQAHPEMDPAFAATVYAYERDRIGAAQTEAATASLTLPRNPALAARWIMAFLTHTLAKSGASQ, encoded by the coding sequence ATGCGTATTGGCTTGATTGAATGTGGCACACAGCGCCCCGACTGGTCAGATTTCGGCGCGTTCGGCACGTGGTTTCCGCCCCTGCTGGCTCTGGCCGGGGCAGCGCCCGAGTATCGCGTCTGGAACGCGGTTGAGGGGCAGCTTCCCGCCGATCCGGGGGCCTGTGACGCCTATCTGCTCACCGGCAGTCCGGCCTCGGCCTATGACGACGCGCCGTGGCAGCAGGCGTTGACCGGGTTTCTGCGGCAGGTTGCCCGGCAGGTTCCCCTTATCGGTATCTGCTACGGCCACCAGCATCTGCACCATGTTCTGGGTGGGCAAGTGAGCGAAGGGGCGGCCTGGGGCGTCGGGATTCATCATTACGATGTCACGGCGTTGCCCGCGTGGCTGCCCGATGAAGTGGCAACGGACAGCGCCCAAGGCTTTGACCTGATTGCCTTGCACAAGGATCAGGTCACCCGCCTTGCCCCCCAAACGCAGGTTCTGGCGCAAAGCCCGTTCTGTCCGGCGGCGGTGACGCAGATCGGTGACACGATCCTGACCTTTCAGGCGCATCCTGAGATGGACCCGGCCTTTGCCGCCACCGTTTACGCTTACGAGCGCGACCGCATCGGCGCCGCCCAGACCGAAGCTGCCACCGCCAGCCTGACCCTGCCGCGCAATCCCGCTTTGGCGGCGCGCTGGATCATGGCCTTTCTGACTCACACCCTCGCCAAAAGCGGAGCCTCGCAATGA